CATTAGACGCAGACAGAAGACTCCGGCTCTTCAGGCCACATCCCTAGCCAATCTAGCTTTTTCTTCGAGGGAAacagaggaggggggaaaaagataaaTGGACAAGCTTAACTCTAATACCTAAGAACAtgtgaaagaaataattcaagttACAGACCAGGAATCCCCAGTGTGGGGAACAGGTCAGAGAACACCAAACATGtcaaatattaacttatttaccAAATAGGGGCCAGGGAAGGCAGGGTACATTTGTATAAATCCTGGAGGTCGTCTACAGAAGCAGAGACCCTTCGATCCACTCCTCCTTAGATGTGACCAGATGACATTCCAGCTGATGACGGTAACACCAAAGTGGGGTATCGGGCTGACTGATGAGACAATGAGCTTGTACCCCATCTGGAGCTCAGGAAAGGAGAAGGGGCTTTGCCATGCTGTTCAAATTATTGTGTTCTGGTCCCTACATAAAGAATAGCTGCTTGAATTACCCAGCTTCTCCTGTGAGATCCTCATTCTTTGATCCAGTGGCCCAGAGAGCTCAGCGTTCAGCACCACGCAGCCGCCTCGGCCCCGGGACTCTCCCCAGATCAAGCCGGGACTGATCTCCTTGGTTCCGTTTaccctttaaaaaatacctttacaaACAATTCTTTCCCACCCATTCCCCCAAGACCCCAATAAAATAACATGGGAGTAGCAGCTGCGtctacagttttgttttgaaatggtGTTAGGTAAAATAAGGGAATAAATAGAGAACGGGTAAGAGGCAGAATCTCCATCCCCGTGTCACACTGCCAGAGGGGGTTCTAGGGAAGAATCTTCGGGGGGCCTGTCCTCACTCTGCTGTGAGGCTCTCTCCACCACACAGCCCTCTTCGTTGTCCGTGCGGAAGGGGAGGCTCGAGGGGGACCAAGAGGGGCGGAAGTCTTCATTCTCGGGCTCCTCAGGGTTACAATCTTCGGGCACTAGCGCTTCTAGAGTGGACGTTTTCCCCACTTCCGATTTACACAGGGCGGCTGGGTCTGTGGGGCTACAGGCCACCAGTGAGGtaacagggagagagaagacgCTCAGATCCTTCTCCTTGGGGAAAGAGGGTGGGACTTCCTCTGTACTCGGCTCTCCTTTCACCCCCAGGACCGGCCTCTGCTCCACCTGATAATAGACCAGCGGCCCACTGTTCAAGTAGGATGGGCTGTTCACCGCCGAGGCAGCAGCGTGGTCTGAGTTCTCGGCAAAGCACAGCACCGACGAGCCCGGGGGCAGCTGAGCCTGGATGAGAATGGGGGCTGTCAGGCCCGGGCACAGCTCTTCGGGCACCGCCAGGGGCTCCTCCAGGATGCACACGCCCAGGCTCTCTATGCTGGAGTCCAGGCTGGCACTAGAGCCGCTGGAATCTTCCTCTGCCTTGAGCCGCTCCAGCTCCTCCGCGCTCTGCAGGTGCATGACCGCCGTCTCGTTCTCGGCAATGAACTCCTGGAAGTCCTGTGTCTCCGAGCCCTGGGCCCCTGTCGGGCTGCCGCTGGCCGCGGGGGACGGCTCCtcgtcgggggcgggggggcggctcACCTGCCGCTTGTTCTCCAGCTCCAGCTTCATGATGGTGTGGAGGTAATGAGTCCGGACCCGGATTGGATTGAATTCTATGCGCCCCGCCATGTTCCCGCAGCCGTCCCGCGAACAGCCACATGGAAAGGACATGCGGTCCACCTGAGGAGGGGACGAGAAGGGTGAGGGAAGATGAGACCCACAGATTCAATGATGGAGACAGGAGACATGAGCTGGCAAACACAGGCAGCTGGGATTCGAGGtcttaaaagagaaataagcagGACAAATGTAACGCGCGGCCTGACCGACCAGAGCACCAGGGGGTAGTTATCAGACCACCTGCATTTCAGCTCCAGCACAGCCAGTAAGTAGCACTGTGCCCTCAGGAGGGCCCCTTAcctcaggggcgcccgggtggtgcCATCAGTCAAGCATACGAcccttggtttaggctcaggccatgatctcagggtcatgggatggagccccgcatcgggctccgggctcagcgCAGTCTTCTTggccctctgccctttcccctgcttgtgctctctctcaaataaataaaatctttttttttttaaggttttattcatttgagagagagagagcgggagcagagcagagggagagggagaagcagactccctgctgagctgggagccggccctggggcttgatcccaggacctggagattgAGACCTGAACCAgaagcagatgcccaaccatcggagccacccaggcgcccctcaaataaacaaaatctttaaaaagaaaaaaaaaaaagtcctttatcTCTCCAGGGCTTTGTTTCCTGTTCCAAATAAAATGTAGCCAAAAATCACGTTAAAGGGCCTTTCCAGTTAAGAGTCCAGAGATACCGCTCTGAATGCTGACAGTTCTCAGAGTAGAAGAAATTTTTGTGCCTCAGAGACTTCCAGAACTTCCCTAGTCTATTGAGAAAACAAAGGCAGAGGCCCAAGCCTACTGCCTTCTGCAACGACagggaaaggaagcagaagaTCTAGCTGCTTGGTCCAAAGCAATATTTTCTAGGGAAACTAAGCGGAAGTGCCTTGGTTTTGCTAGGGTACTGTAGTGACGATTCAAACATAATAACGGCCAGCTTTTCACCACCCACTTCATTTTTCCCTGACGGTTGACCAGTTTGCGTCTGGAGCAGTTACTAAGATAACGAACTTACAGACCAGGAATATCTGGAAAGGagatcctctctgcctccttaTCCCCCTTTTGGACTCCCAAAAGGAAAGAAGCCCACacataccaaaaataaaataaaataaacgtaagcaaatatgtatatacaaatacacaatGTCTTCCTATGGTATCAACTTCTAGAACTCTCCATTCCAGTTCTTAGGAGCAGTCCAATTCTTAGGACTATTCTCAGGACTGTATAACAGACTGACTCATTATGGGACTTCAGTCTGAAAAGAAGTGTTTGGCCAGATCTGCTACCGCTATTACCTACctaaaaataagacagaaaaagttCATTAGCATATACTCAACCACAAGGACTCGGCACCCACATCCTCAGTATACAAGTTTGAAATAAATGTCATCCGTTGGGATGGTACTGCTGTTTTCAACGGAGATATGCCTTCTAAACTGTCCCTTCCTTGTCAGGCCAGCTAGCGGATGATGTCTTCCATCTTTTAAGACACTGGACTTAAGCTCTGCCAGGCCAAGTCCGATCCTGAGTTACAGAAACCCGAGAATTACTGTGAGTTTCACAAAACTGGAGTAGAGGTCCTCTGAGTGTTTGCAAGATAAGATCTAAAGGCCTACAccatctctctgcttctctttagCTCATGACATCAGTCAATATTTAAGGAACAGCTACTAATGTTAAACTTACTAACCCATGTTCCCCCCTTTGCTCACAGCTGCTGCTTATCACTTATGAGGTGAGAACTACAGAAAAGATCACTGTTATCTCCCCAGCCTAGGAATCCCGCCATGCTTGGTTTTTCCCTTGGTGGAGGAGGGCTGTGGAACTAGGCAGTGTTCCCAGCCCTGGGGAATCCACCCACGGACGATAGGCAGCCCCCCGTGTTCCCTGGTACCCCCATCACATCCCCCGGACTCTGGAGGAGATCTACCGTCTCAGGCCAACTTGGACTGACCTGGCATTTAATCCCAGCCTGACTACAGGCACACGCTTCTGGATCACAATACAGGCGACAGTCACAACCACACTCTTCCCGTGACAGGCGGATGGCTCGCAGTTCTTGCTTCTCTTCAGCATCGATGCGGTGGACCCCCGAAGCCCTCAGCAAGGCTCGTCGCCGTTTGGTGGGCAGGGGCTGCAGGAAGAAGTAATCGTCCACCTCCACGTTCTCCACGTCAATATCTTCATCTGAAACATCATCCAGGGTCAGGCCGTCGGCCTCCACCGACTCCACTGTCCCATTCTTGGTCAGCTGCCAGGAGACGGGAAGGGAAGGTTAGCCTCCAGTGTCCTCAGCAGGCgccgccccacacccagcatctaGAGCTGCAGAGCCCAACTGAACTTTCTGCGATGAGGGGCACATCCGCGCTGCTCGCGGCACACGGGGCTCCTGCGCGCTGTACCCGTGGCTAGTGCTAAGCAGAAGGGGgacttttaattttacttcatattaataaagtaaaaatagccCCACGTGGCTAGTCACGACCATACTGGGTAGTTGAAGAGAATCAGTCTAGAGCAGGACGGCAGGAAGCCGTATGcagctctgtcacctccctgTCAACACAGGGGCTATCACCTTTCCAGATCGAAGTTCCTCAAAGCCCGCGTCTCATCTTCCCTCCCAGAAGATAGGATTTTCCCACAAATATACCCTCCACCCCCCAGACCTGTGTCCCGTAACTTCAGCTAACTTGCCTTCCAACACAGGGAGGAGAAGGTCTATCCATGGCCGATGTTCCTTGGATGTACAGATAACCTCTGGATGTACAGATAACCTTTGGCAAAACACCCTTCGATCTGCACCCCAAAGGACCCAAAACCACACTGTGGGAAGAAGAGCACACTAAAGTGTAGAACGAGGCTACCAGGTCTTTGTCAATGACCCTGAATCCCCACAGTGTGAAGAATCATCTGCAGACACAGAAGAGCTTCGTGTcactgggaggaggagaaaaggaccAAATTCCTCACGGCTCTCCGAGAAAGCCCGCACTTCCAACGCCACAGCCTAGAATGTAGTCGTCGCCCTTTCTAACCTCCCTGTTTGATTTCAGAGAAGAGCCGTGTGTGACGTAGGCTGGCATGTATGATACTGAGGCGCGATCTGTACGCAGGAATCTGGGTTCTCTGGGCTAAGAAGGACGGAGAACCGGGAAAGGGAGTGTTCGTGGAAGGACGGGCTGAAGACAGCTGGCTGAATGAGTTCTGAAAACTCAGTGGAgaattcaaggaaagaaaatgagacttCGGGATTCCCAGAGCTCTGGAAGCTCCTAGCAGGATGCGAGGCAAGCTCCTGGCGGGCGGGTTCGTTTCATCAGACCCAGCCGCGCTCGTGGAGGAACAACTCCTGGGACAGACATGATGCAACAGGGCCGCTAATCAGCGCCACacctgttctgtttgtttgtggGCAGGGGGGGGGGCGCAGTGGTGTTTCTGGGGGTTTCCTGGTCTGGTATTTCTGTCCCAGGCAGACCCACGCGGAGGGGCCCTTCTGCCGACCTTGGGGCTGCTCCCGCCTGTTTTGCTGGGCatggcctccttcctccccagcaccCTCCCTCCTGCTGTCCTCTCAAGGGAAAGAGATCAGAGATGCAATCGGAAGAAACCCACGTAGATGTAAGAATTTCATGCAACACGACAGAGGTGGCATTTCAAACCAAGTGAGAAAGACAGTACTCTGCTCATTAAATGATAGTGGGATAACTGGATATTCTTCTGAAAAAGAAGTGAAGTTGGATTCCCAATTCATACTACCCATGATAATGAATTCCAAGTGAATAAAAggccaaaattttttttaaaaaatagtgaaagtATTAGAAGAAGTATAGGTCATTAAAGCTACGGAGCACCAGCTTTTCTGGGGGGAAGGGGACAACCTAAAGAGGAAAATTAATAGGAGACGGCACACGGAGATgtgaaagatgtattttttttacatcGACAGTCTCCCCTGTAGAGtattaaagataagaaaaatttctaagaaaagaGTAAACTGGACCCGGGAAGGGCAAAGTGAGGGTTTCTCTCGACACAAAGATGCGTTCGTTGCCACTAGTGCGGCTGTTCACCAAATCGGCTAGTAAGCAGGAGTCTTCTGTCGGCCTTGAGTTTGCCCAGCTCCGTCCCTAGACCTCGGACAAGGGGCCACAGAACAGGATGGAATCATGCTTTGACAGGTCATCCCTCTACCAGATCCAGGAGAGAGATTTCTTctagggaaaagg
The window above is part of the Ursus arctos isolate Adak ecotype North America unplaced genomic scaffold, UrsArc2.0 scaffold_26, whole genome shotgun sequence genome. Proteins encoded here:
- the CSRNP2 gene encoding cysteine/serine-rich nuclear protein 2, yielding MDAFAGSSLKRKFDDVDVGSSVSNSDDEISSSDSADSCDSLNPPTTASFTPTSILKRQKQLRRKNVRFDQVTVYYFARRQGFTSVPSQGGSSLGMAQRHNSVRSYTLCEFAQEQEVNHREILREHLKEEKLHAKKMKLTKNGTVESVEADGLTLDDVSDEDIDVENVEVDDYFFLQPLPTKRRRALLRASGVHRIDAEEKQELRAIRLSREECGCDCRLYCDPEACACSQAGIKCQVDRMSFPCGCSRDGCGNMAGRIEFNPIRVRTHYLHTIMKLELENKRQVSRPPAPDEEPSPAASGSPTGAQGSETQDFQEFIAENETAVMHLQSAEELERLKAEEDSSGSSASLDSSIESLGVCILEEPLAVPEELCPGLTAPILIQAQLPPGSSVLCFAENSDHAAASAVNSPSYLNSGPLVYYQVEQRPVLGVKGEPSTEEVPPSFPKEKDLSVFSLPVTSLVACSPTDPAALCKSEVGKTSTLEALVPEDCNPEEPENEDFRPSWSPSSLPFRTDNEEGCVVERASQQSEDRPPEDSSLEPPLAV